A stretch of Perognathus longimembris pacificus isolate PPM17 chromosome 1, ASM2315922v1, whole genome shotgun sequence DNA encodes these proteins:
- the LOC125355728 gene encoding interferon alpha-3-like, whose protein sequence is MALPLVCLVSLLVLSCRATCSLGCELPPTHSLGNKRALLLLGQMRRTSLFSCLQDRKDFGFPQEAFDAEQVQKAEAIAVLHEMTRQIYSLFSTKSWPAPWEKSLVATLCTGLSAQLHELRACVARKEGEEAPAMVLEDSMLAVRRHFHRISLYLQEKKFSSCAWEVVRAEIMRYFSSSADLLESIKSEE, encoded by the coding sequence ATGGCCCTGCCCTTGGTCTGCCTGGTGAGCCTGCTGGTGCTCAGCTGCAGAGCAACCTGCTCCCTGGGCTGTGAGCTGCCTCCCACCCACAGCCTGGGAAACAAAAGAGCCTTGCTCCTCCTGGGACAGATGAGGAGAACCTCACTGTTCTCCTGCCTGCAGGACAGAAAGGACTTTGGATTCCCCCAGGAGGCTTTTGATGCAGAGCAGGTCCAGAAGGCTGAAGCCATCGCTGTGCTCCATGAGATGACCCGGCAGATCTACAGCCTCTTCAGCACaaagagctggcctgccccttgGGAGAAGAGCCTTGTGGCCACACTGTGCACTGGCCTCTCTGCCCAGCTGCATGAGCTGAGAGCCTGTGTGGCccggaaggagggagaggaagcgcCTGCCATGGTGCTTGAGGACTCCATGCTGGCTGTGAGGAGACACTTCCACAGGATCTCTCTCTACCTGCAGGAGAAGAAGTTCAGCTCTTGTGCCTGGGAGGTTGTCAGGGCAGAAATCATGAGATACTTCTCTTCATCAGCGGACTTGCTAGAAAGCATAAAGAGTGAAGAATGA
- the LOC125355740 gene encoding interferon alpha-3-like, with the protein MALPLVCLVSLLVLSCRTTCSLGCELPPTHSLGNKRALLLLGQMRRTSLFSSLQDRKDFGFPQEAFDAEQVQKAEAIAVLHEMTQQIYSLFSTKSWPAPWEKSLVATLCTGLSAQLHELRACVAREEGEEAPAMVLEDSTLAVRRHFHRISLYLQEKKFSPCAWEVVRAEIMRYFSSSADLLESIKSEE; encoded by the coding sequence ATGGCCCTGCCCTTGGTCTGCCTGGTGAGCCTGCTGGTGCTCAGCTGCAGGACAACCTGCTCCCTGGGCTGTGAGCTGCCTCCCACCCACAGCCTGGGGAACAAAAGAGCCTTGCTCCTCCTGGGACAGATGAGGAGAACCTCACTGTTCTCCTCCCTGCAGGACAGAAAGGACTTTGGATTCCCCCAGGAGGCCTTTGATGCAGAGCAGGTCCAGAAGGCTGAAGCCATCGCTGTGCTCCATGAGATGACCCAGCAGATCTACAGCCTCTTCAGCACaaagagctggcctgccccttgGGAGAAGAGCCTTGTGGCCACACTGTGCACTGGCCTCTCTGCCCAGCTGCATGAGCTGAGAGCCTGTGTGGcccgggaggagggagaggaagcgcCTGCCATGGTGCTTGAGGACTCCACGCTGGCTGTGAGGAGACACTTCCACAGGATCTCTCTCTACCTGCAGGAGAAGAAGTTCAGCCCTTGTGCCTGGGAGGTTGTCAGGGCAGAAATCATGAGATACTTCTCTTCATCAGCGGACTTGCTAGAAAGCATAAAGAGTGAAGAATGA
- the LOC125352696 gene encoding interferon alpha-3-like codes for MALPLACLVSLLVLSCRATCSLGCELPPTHSLGNKRALLLLGQMRRTSLFSCLQDRKDFGFPQEAFDAEQVQKAEAIAVLHEMTRQIYSLFSTKSWPAPWEKSLVATLCTGLSAQLHELRACVAREEGEEAPAMVLEDSTLAVRRHFHRISLYLQEKKFSSCAWEVVRAEIMRYFSSSGDLLEYLRSH; via the coding sequence ATGGCCCTGCCCTTGGCCTGCCTGGTGAGCCTGCTGGTGCTCAGCTGCAGAGCAACCTGCTCCCTGGGCTGTGAGCTGCCTCCCACCCACAGCCTGGGAAACAAAAGAGCCTTGCTCCTCCTGGGACAGATGAGGAGAACCTCACTGTTCTCCTGCCTGCAGGACAGAAAGGACTTTGGATTCCCCCAGGAGGCCTTTGATGCAGAGCAGGTCCAGAAGGCTGAAGCCATCGCTGTGCTCCATGAGATGACCCGGCAGATCTACAGCCTCTTCAGCACaaagagctggcctgccccttgGGAGAAGAGCCTTGTGGCCACACTGTGCACTGGCCTCTCTGCCCAGCTGCATGAGCTGAGAGCCTGTGTGGcccgggaggagggagaggaagcgcCTGCCATGGTGCTTGAGGACTCCACGCTGGCTGTGAGGAGACACTTCCACAGGATCTCTCTCTACCTGCAGGAGAAGAAGTTCAGCTCTTGTGCCTGGGAGGTTGTCAGGGCAGAAATCATGAGATACTTCTCTTCATCCGGGGACTTGCTAGAGTATTTGAGAAGTCATTGA
- the LOC125352701 gene encoding interferon alpha-2-like, with protein MVHLQLLLTALVFCLHPACSPGSPVPWSPDPELQHILQLLQQLQMIPSYQCLDDRENFTFTIQKTEATSVKRLMLQQIFNIFTRDHPPARDGQVLNELRSRLHQGLQRLQMAREQNVSCLKAELSVRNYFKSLLSYLQRKRYSPCAWEIVRAEIHRSLSRISQWHTEVSN; from the coding sequence ATGGTCCACCTCCAGCTCCTCCTGACAGCACTGGTGTTCTGCTTGCACCCTGCCTGCTCACCAGGCAGCCCAGTGCCCTGGAGCCCTGACCCAGAGCTCCAGCACATTCTTCAGCTTCTACAACAGCTGCAAATGATCCCCTCTTACCAATGCCTGGATGATAGGGAGAACTTCACGTTTACAATCCAGAAGACAGAAGCCACCAGTGTGAAGAGACTGATGCTCCAGCAGATCTTCAACATCTTCACGAGGGACCACCCACCCGCCCGGGACGgacaggtcctgaatgagctgcGCTCTAGGCTCCATCAGGGTCTGCAACGACTGCAGATGGCAAGGGAACAAAATGTGTCTTGTCTCAAGGCAGAACTTTCTGTGCGCAACTATTTCAAAAGTCTCTTGAGTTACCTGCAGAGAAAGCGGTACAGCCCTTGTGCCTGGGAGATTGTCAGAGCAGAAATCCACAGGTCCCTTTCTCGAATCAGCCAGTGGCACACAGAAGTCAGCAACTAG
- the LOC125355751 gene encoding interferon alpha-3-like — translation MALPLVCLVSLLVLSCRATCSLGCELPPTHSLGNKRALLLLGQMRRTSLFSCLRDRKDFGFPQEAFDAEQVQKAEAIAVLHEMTRQIYSLFSTKSWPAPWEKSLVATLCTGLSAQLHELRACVAREEGEEAPAMVLEDSTLAVRRHFHRISLYLQEKKFSSCAWEVVRAEIMRYFSSSADLLESIKSEE, via the coding sequence ATGGCCCTGCCCTTGGTCTGCCTGGTGAGCCTGCTGGTGCTCAGCTGCAGAGCAACCTGCTCCCTAGGCTGTGAGCTGCCTCCCACCCACAGCCTGGGGAACAAAAGAGCCTTGCTCCTCCTGGGACAGATGAGGAGAACCTCACTGTTCTCCTGCCTGAGGGACAGAAAGGACTTTGGATTCCCCCAGGAGGCCTTTGATGCAGAGCAGGTCCAGAAGGCTGAAGCCATCGCTGTGCTCCATGAGATGACCCGGCAGATCTACAGCCTCTTCAGCACaaagagctggcctgccccttgGGAGAAGAGCCTTGTAGCCACACTGTGCACTGGCCTCTCTGCCCAGCTGCATGAGCTGAGAGCCTGTGTGGcccgggaggagggagaggaagcgcCTGCCATGGTGCTTGAGGACTCCACGCTGGCTGTGAGGAGACACTTCCACAGGATCTCTCTCTACCTGCAGGAGAAGAAGTTCAGCTCTTGTGCCTGGGAGGTTGTCAGGGCAGAAATCATGAGATACTTCTCTTCATCAGCGGACTTGCTAGAAAGCATAAAGAGTGAAGAATGA